A portion of the Sinobacterium caligoides genome contains these proteins:
- the fkpB gene encoding FKBP-type peptidyl-prolyl cis-trans isomerase, protein MTGKSISKDSRVTLHFTLKLADGAVVDSTLEREQPGSFVMGDGTLLPGFEQALLGLQAGEKHQAVVTPEGAFGQPNPNNVQTMPRKQFKDMELELGLMLSFADANKAELPGVVRRITDEVVEIDFNHPLAGQDIIFEVEILEVA, encoded by the coding sequence ATGACTGGTAAAAGTATTAGTAAAGACTCTCGAGTCACCCTTCACTTCACCTTGAAGCTGGCTGATGGAGCGGTTGTTGATTCGACCCTCGAGCGGGAGCAGCCCGGCAGTTTTGTGATGGGCGATGGCACCTTGTTGCCGGGCTTCGAGCAGGCGCTACTTGGTCTGCAGGCAGGAGAGAAACACCAGGCGGTGGTGACACCGGAGGGTGCGTTTGGTCAGCCGAACCCGAATAACGTGCAGACGATGCCGCGCAAGCAGTTTAAAGATATGGAGCTGGAGCTGGGCTTAATGTTGAGCTTTGCCGATGCCAATAAGGCAGAGTTGCCCGGTGTCGTGCGACGTATTACCGACGAGGTAGTAGAGATCGATTTTAATCACCCGTTGGCGGGCCAAGATATTATTTTCGAGGTTGAGATTCTCGAGGTGGCCTAA
- a CDS encoding pilus assembly FimT family protein, protein MMNKKAQRGVTLLELLVVLAISAILLLVALPSFKSLLAKQRFDADIEAAMIAMKYARLEASRRQDFIYVHRDGNDGENEFTIAEAATVGGAETILKIVKTQLDDSVGGEDSFYFKPNGTISGANTRVFKFCRESGENGRQIEILLSGRIRLFSIASANCP, encoded by the coding sequence ATGATGAATAAAAAAGCACAGCGAGGTGTAACCCTACTTGAGTTATTAGTGGTGCTGGCAATTTCGGCGATTTTGTTACTCGTCGCATTACCAAGTTTTAAAAGCCTACTCGCTAAGCAGCGCTTTGATGCGGATATCGAGGCGGCGATGATAGCGATGAAATATGCGCGATTAGAGGCTTCTCGCCGGCAAGATTTTATTTATGTCCACAGAGACGGTAATGATGGCGAAAATGAATTTACTATCGCTGAGGCTGCCACGGTGGGTGGGGCAGAGACGATTTTAAAAATAGTTAAAACCCAGCTCGACGATAGTGTGGGCGGAGAGGATAGTTTTTATTTTAAACCTAATGGGACGATTAGCGGCGCTAATACGCGTGTATTCAAATTTTGTCGTGAGAGCGGAGAAAATGGCAGGCAAATCGAAATACTATTGTCAGGCCGTATTCGTCTCTTCTCCATTGCCAGTGCGAACTGCCCCTAG
- the pilV gene encoding type IV pilus modification protein PilV produces MHKNKQAAFAMVEVLVAMLVIVVGLLGMMAFQMQGLRNNLRTQSHSQAIILAYDMAERMRSNRGGWEDGDYDAITDKGSEVSCSDCSYQQTADNDAYRWISEIEGVLPGHGSEVAVGTVMKENGGGNKQQWWNISITWYEKAELIGGDPVEKNYLLTVTR; encoded by the coding sequence ATGCACAAAAATAAACAGGCTGCATTTGCCATGGTTGAAGTGTTGGTTGCGATGCTAGTGATTGTCGTTGGTTTGCTGGGAATGATGGCGTTTCAGATGCAAGGTTTACGTAACAACTTACGCACACAGTCGCACAGCCAGGCAATCATCCTAGCTTACGATATGGCGGAGCGGATGCGCAGTAATCGTGGCGGTTGGGAAGATGGCGATTACGATGCTATTACCGACAAGGGGAGTGAGGTGAGCTGTAGTGATTGCAGTTATCAACAAACAGCGGATAACGACGCTTATCGCTGGATTAGTGAAATAGAAGGGGTGCTCCCAGGTCATGGCTCAGAGGTGGCTGTCGGCACTGTGATGAAAGAAAATGGCGGAGGCAACAAACAACAGTGGTGGAATATCTCGATCACCTGGTATGAAAAGGCAGAACTGATCGGCGGTGACCCTGTTGAAAAAAACTATTTATTGACGGTGACGCGCTAA
- a CDS encoding PilW family protein, whose protein sequence is MKRKMQSQLGLTLVELLVAMAIGAILILGVSETFVTHKMSHSLQLGIGHVQEGGRMAVAMMSRDVRMADYWGCAKNGINLSSSIGFNANDDKYDFLTGGAGGVSGKDVVGSMTIDGLPVVDGSSVVTLRGAQPSSCTVTTTGTDLKLATIGISGCEVKKNTVVAISNCLAGDIFVNSAADNASVLGYKSTGTTPPNNAGSQVIHCGVGNDSCLSQPYEVGAQILFPYSVSYFVSVGASGEPGLYKYDALKNNSSELIDGVESMKVSYAIDLDYDSTKSIVDLEAPSRSVHTYMTAKQINQKPNIKWEQVIGLKVDLLLRSDDGVRSESKTVTFNGVNYGGADRRMREIFSSVMNIRNRSVPSSEGL, encoded by the coding sequence ATGAAGAGAAAAATGCAATCACAGCTGGGTCTTACTTTAGTTGAACTGTTAGTGGCGATGGCGATTGGAGCGATCTTGATACTGGGGGTTTCTGAAACCTTTGTGACGCACAAGATGAGCCACTCGCTGCAACTGGGTATCGGTCATGTGCAGGAGGGGGGGCGCATGGCTGTTGCAATGATGTCGCGTGATGTACGTATGGCAGATTATTGGGGATGCGCCAAAAACGGCATTAACTTGAGCAGTAGTATTGGTTTTAATGCTAACGACGATAAATATGACTTTCTAACCGGAGGGGCAGGGGGCGTGTCGGGCAAGGATGTTGTCGGCAGTATGACTATTGATGGGCTACCGGTAGTCGATGGCAGCTCGGTAGTCACTCTGCGAGGCGCTCAACCCTCAAGCTGTACGGTTACTACTACCGGCACTGATCTTAAATTGGCGACGATTGGTATTTCCGGTTGTGAGGTAAAAAAGAATACCGTGGTGGCTATCAGTAATTGTCTGGCTGGTGATATTTTTGTTAATTCAGCGGCCGATAATGCCAGTGTTCTCGGTTATAAAAGCACAGGGACGACGCCACCCAATAACGCAGGCAGTCAGGTGATACACTGTGGGGTGGGCAATGACTCATGTCTTTCTCAGCCGTATGAGGTCGGCGCACAAATTTTATTCCCCTACAGTGTTAGTTATTTTGTGTCTGTTGGTGCCAGTGGCGAGCCTGGTCTTTATAAATACGATGCGTTAAAAAATAATAGCAGTGAGTTGATCGACGGGGTTGAAAGTATGAAGGTCAGTTACGCGATCGATCTAGATTATGATTCCACGAAATCGATTGTGGACTTAGAAGCTCCCTCTCGCTCTGTGCATACCTATATGACAGCAAAACAAATTAATCAAAAGCCCAACATTAAGTGGGAACAAGTGATTGGCCTGAAGGTTGATTTATTGTTACGAAGTGATGATGGAGTACGGTCAGAATCGAAAACAGTAACCTTCAATGGCGTCAACTACGGTGGCGCTGATCGTCGAATGAGGGAGATCTTTAGTTCGGTAATGAATATTCGTAATCGCAGTGTACCCAGCTCGGAGGGGTTATAA
- the lspA gene encoding signal peptidase II — MKWFWFALAALVVAIDQYTKFLASTELAYLRPLEVTSWFNLMLAHNEGAAFSFLSDAGGWQRWFFTAIALAVGVVLAIWLWRLPKESVWMSCCLALILGGAIGNLIDRALLGHVVDFISVHYAGRYYFPAFNIADSAISVGAVMLIIDSFRPNKAVAG; from the coding sequence ATGAAGTGGTTTTGGTTTGCGTTAGCTGCGCTGGTGGTCGCAATTGATCAATACACCAAGTTCCTCGCTAGTACTGAGTTGGCTTACCTGCGGCCGCTAGAGGTAACCAGTTGGTTCAACCTGATGTTGGCGCATAACGAGGGGGCTGCCTTTAGTTTTCTGAGTGATGCCGGTGGTTGGCAGCGCTGGTTCTTTACCGCCATTGCGTTAGCGGTTGGTGTGGTACTGGCGATCTGGCTTTGGCGTCTGCCGAAAGAGTCGGTCTGGATGTCCTGTTGTTTAGCGTTGATTCTCGGTGGTGCAATTGGCAACCTGATCGATCGTGCTTTGCTGGGGCATGTGGTCGACTTTATCTCTGTGCATTACGCAGGGCGTTACTACTTCCCGGCTTTTAATATCGCCGACAGTGCGATTAGCGTTGGTGCGGTCATGTTGATCATTGATAGTTTTCGCCCCAATAAGGCGGTTGCAGGTTGA
- a CDS encoding pilus assembly PilX family protein: MRQVRYKQQQGAVLLLALLLLIAASILALSGLSSSAMQARMVAATADSVTALSSAEMALKKAESEIGHMKLADIATFDAIGPHYAKGLAAVGDEAFDTSKWVGASPVNDNPDGIEDGLYIIELMNDANGYTDGDIIKANNIFGASDNAGGNIFNGGGNKADTGAYTFHTFRVIAKGYGRSKKTVRVVEAYYRKGFLN; the protein is encoded by the coding sequence ATGAGACAAGTGAGATATAAGCAGCAGCAGGGTGCAGTGTTATTGCTGGCTTTACTGCTGTTGATCGCCGCGAGTATATTGGCTCTTTCTGGGCTTAGCAGCTCCGCTATGCAAGCACGGATGGTCGCGGCAACAGCTGATAGTGTGACGGCATTATCTTCGGCAGAAATGGCGTTAAAGAAAGCAGAATCTGAGATTGGCCATATGAAACTAGCCGATATAGCCACTTTTGACGCAATAGGCCCACACTATGCCAAGGGATTGGCTGCCGTCGGTGATGAGGCCTTCGATACGAGTAAGTGGGTGGGGGCTAGCCCGGTGAACGACAACCCCGACGGTATTGAAGATGGTCTATATATTATCGAATTGATGAACGATGCTAACGGTTATACGGATGGAGATATTATCAAGGCAAATAATATCTTCGGAGCCTCGGATAATGCAGGCGGTAATATTTTTAACGGTGGCGGAAACAAGGCCGATACCGGTGCGTATACCTTCCATACCTTTCGGGTCATTGCAAAAGGCTATGGCCGCTCTAAGAAAACGGTGCGGGTCGTCGAGGCTTATTATCGCAAAGGTTTCTTAAATTAA
- a CDS encoding GspH/FimT family pseudopilin — MHTLIPPSKQFGTTLIEILTVLAIITTLSSQLGGFEHLLIRQRITADGLTLQQLLSLARYNAVRHNDNVVVCPYSNQRCSNNWNNAISVFSDHDGNKQINDNDQLLRVWQSEGRDSDISWNNRRYLSFKANGMNKNPGTFTLCPKHGEDKDKQAKMLTINMGGRSYFQKDHNQDGIVESYNAGPDCE, encoded by the coding sequence ATGCATACTCTTATTCCCCCCTCGAAGCAGTTCGGTACAACCCTTATCGAAATACTGACCGTACTCGCGATTATTACCACCCTAAGCAGCCAACTAGGCGGCTTTGAACACTTACTGATACGCCAACGCATCACCGCCGACGGCCTAACATTACAGCAACTGCTGAGCCTTGCCCGATATAATGCTGTGCGCCACAACGATAACGTTGTCGTCTGCCCTTACAGTAATCAGCGCTGCAGCAACAATTGGAATAACGCCATTAGCGTCTTCAGCGACCACGATGGCAACAAACAGATAAACGATAACGATCAACTGTTGCGAGTATGGCAGAGTGAGGGGCGTGATAGTGACATCAGCTGGAACAATCGACGCTATCTAAGCTTCAAGGCAAATGGAATGAACAAAAATCCTGGCACCTTTACTCTCTGCCCAAAACACGGTGAAGATAAGGACAAGCAAGCCAAGATGCTCACCATCAACATGGGGGGGAGAAGTTACTTTCAAAAAGACCACAACCAGGACGGTATAGTCGAAAGTTATAACGCAGGCCCTGACTGCGAATGA
- the ispH gene encoding 4-hydroxy-3-methylbut-2-enyl diphosphate reductase — protein MKIKLANPRGFCAGVDRAIDIVNRALDIFGAPIYVRHEVVHNKFVVDNLRDRGAIFVEELDEIPDDSIVIFSAHGVAKSVRVEAERRALKVFDATCPLVSKVHMQVVRASRQGGECILIGHRGHPEVIGTMGQFDDENGGSIYLVEDPEQAMALQVRDPEALSYVTQTTLSMDDTAKVVEVLRERFPALSAPRNDDICYATQNRQDAIKVLAQQCDLVLVVGSPNSSNSNRLAELALRMGVESHLIDSVDDIDSAWLKGKQSIGVSAGASAPEVLVQQVIEGLRSLGAEPPEDILGQPEDVTFSMPRELRVVELR, from the coding sequence ATGAAAATAAAATTAGCCAACCCGCGCGGCTTCTGTGCCGGCGTCGATAGGGCGATCGACATCGTTAATAGAGCCTTGGATATTTTCGGGGCGCCGATCTATGTGCGGCACGAGGTCGTACACAATAAATTTGTGGTCGATAATCTCCGTGACCGCGGTGCAATCTTCGTCGAAGAGCTCGATGAGATACCCGACGATAGTATCGTTATCTTTAGTGCTCACGGTGTGGCTAAGTCGGTGCGAGTTGAGGCTGAGCGTCGTGCGTTAAAAGTGTTTGATGCCACCTGCCCATTGGTAAGCAAGGTACATATGCAGGTGGTGCGCGCCAGCCGTCAGGGCGGTGAGTGCATCCTTATCGGTCATCGCGGTCACCCGGAAGTCATTGGCACCATGGGGCAGTTCGACGATGAGAACGGTGGCTCGATCTATCTCGTGGAAGACCCGGAGCAGGCCATGGCGCTGCAAGTACGTGATCCTGAGGCGCTGAGCTATGTCACCCAGACGACGTTGTCGATGGATGATACGGCCAAGGTTGTCGAAGTACTGCGAGAACGCTTTCCGGCGTTGAGCGCCCCACGCAACGATGATATCTGCTATGCCACGCAAAATCGGCAGGACGCGATTAAGGTATTGGCGCAGCAGTGTGATCTGGTATTAGTCGTGGGTTCACCGAATAGCTCTAACTCCAACCGTCTCGCCGAACTGGCGCTGCGTATGGGAGTAGAATCCCACCTGATAGACAGCGTTGACGATATTGACTCGGCGTGGTTAAAGGGTAAGCAGAGTATCGGTGTGTCGGCGGGCGCGTCGGCGCCAGAGGTACTGGTGCAACAAGTCATTGAAGGCTTGCGCAGCCTCGGTGCTGAGCCGCCAGAAGATATTCTTGGGCAGCCGGAGGATGTGACTTTCTCTATGCCCCGGGAGTTGCGGGTCGTGGAGTTACGTTAA
- a CDS encoding PilC/PilY family type IV pilus protein: MMKRIYKQGLIVSALLTTQTLLAGPATLSTVPMVTSEDVRPNIMLLLDTSGSMNYSLKNGDCRHDVNARVPCRIDLAKRAAESLVDRLDFVRLGYGTFSSRHTGQGGRLRYDIADLDNQVKKDVKQAISTTRASGGTPLAESLEGLGRYFSKKNGSPQSKEFLDNLDDDTKAPKASDVIQYYCQKNFIIALTDGAPSQDDGVSKYIKNYDKTKDYSYREYYVSDATHKLYDTDFRPDITDPSDPEHINNVITYLIGFAEESVYGANTATGKMLRDAATGDPKLEEGGTRLEGKFYPTADENALDEAFKSISNDIAAKVGSSSTVSFNTSSIQNGSEVYFARFNTAGWSGELGSYPINSDGTINEEANWTTADTIDKMSDQDMSARVIYTYYDISNYSNDLNSAATDSKKHDGKGVTFRYDNLTSYQQADFKRGTDTSAQNYLNYIRGEHRHEIRNGGTLRDRKSRIGDIVNAAPVYVGKANMWDDHMKVGGVSYADFKETVKDRTPIVYVGANDGMLHGFNASDVESVMGYEELAFVPASVYSNDLSEGLHYYADKDYRHRFYVDLAPTYADAGVNGKWRSVIVGGNRAGGRSIFALDVTNPASFHNTDKAANKVVMWEFTHPDMGASYSRPQVAQLNNGRWAAIFGNGYNTNDNEGHDGKAKLFIVYLDADPSDGWQQGSGENADYLVLSTKNGESANNNVRNGLSTPRLYDLDGDSTADRVFAGDVMGNMWAWDLSSDDADDWGIAYKKDGKPQPLYTGNEKAPITTQPIILYNTDVDDDGDTTTKNLVVLFGTGQFVTGGDKTTTDTQHFLAVHDNGIGGIELDDLTPRTVSTQTDKRNITAGDKVDWQRTKGWALALPDERERLVVSPFVRRHVVFFNTSIPDNIPCSGGGSGWQMAVEALDGLDPTASAFDSNGDGVVDSEDAIYAGKHFDHGLPSETSTQGNNGYTPGSDGKLPEPDAMRSLSGATTRLSWTELLRKG; this comes from the coding sequence ATGATGAAAAGAATTTATAAACAAGGCCTGATTGTATCGGCGTTATTAACGACACAAACACTTTTAGCAGGCCCTGCTACTTTATCCACAGTACCGATGGTGACGTCTGAGGATGTGCGACCTAATATCATGTTGCTACTTGATACCTCGGGGTCGATGAACTATTCCCTTAAAAATGGTGATTGTAGGCATGACGTAAATGCAAGAGTGCCTTGTCGTATTGATTTGGCTAAGAGGGCGGCGGAATCACTCGTCGATAGGTTGGATTTTGTTCGTCTAGGCTATGGTACGTTTAGTAGCCGACATACAGGTCAAGGTGGGCGTTTACGTTATGATATTGCTGACTTAGATAATCAGGTTAAAAAGGATGTTAAACAGGCTATTTCTACAACGAGAGCCAGTGGCGGCACTCCATTAGCTGAGTCGTTAGAGGGCTTGGGGCGATATTTTAGTAAAAAGAATGGTAGCCCCCAGAGTAAAGAGTTTCTCGACAACTTGGACGATGATACGAAAGCACCTAAAGCTTCCGATGTTATTCAGTATTACTGTCAAAAAAACTTTATTATCGCACTGACAGATGGTGCGCCATCACAAGATGACGGTGTTTCTAAATACATTAAAAATTATGATAAAACTAAAGACTATAGTTATAGAGAATACTATGTCTCTGATGCTACGCATAAGCTTTATGACACTGACTTTCGGCCAGACATAACAGATCCTAGTGACCCAGAGCATATTAATAATGTCATCACCTACTTGATCGGCTTTGCGGAAGAGAGTGTTTATGGTGCAAATACGGCAACAGGAAAGATGTTGCGTGATGCGGCGACAGGGGACCCGAAACTAGAGGAGGGTGGAACACGTTTGGAGGGCAAGTTCTACCCCACGGCGGACGAGAATGCGCTCGACGAAGCGTTTAAGTCAATCTCTAATGATATCGCGGCGAAAGTCGGCAGCTCGTCGACGGTGAGCTTTAACACCTCCAGCATTCAAAATGGTAGCGAGGTGTACTTTGCCCGCTTTAATACCGCAGGCTGGTCAGGCGAGCTGGGCTCTTACCCGATTAATAGCGACGGGACGATTAATGAAGAGGCTAACTGGACGACGGCTGATACTATCGACAAAATGTCTGACCAGGATATGTCTGCTCGGGTCATTTACACCTACTACGACATTAGTAATTATTCTAACGATCTAAATTCAGCTGCTACTGACAGCAAGAAACATGATGGTAAAGGGGTAACCTTCCGTTACGATAATTTGACGTCATATCAACAAGCGGACTTTAAACGTGGCACAGATACGTCAGCACAGAACTATCTGAATTATATCCGTGGTGAGCATCGACATGAGATACGCAACGGCGGCACATTGCGTGATCGTAAGTCTCGTATTGGCGATATCGTTAACGCGGCCCCAGTGTATGTGGGTAAGGCGAATATGTGGGACGATCATATGAAGGTTGGCGGCGTTAGTTACGCCGATTTTAAAGAGACCGTCAAAGATCGTACACCGATCGTTTACGTTGGGGCTAACGACGGTATGCTGCATGGCTTCAACGCTTCTGATGTCGAGTCAGTGATGGGCTATGAAGAGCTGGCTTTTGTCCCTGCCAGTGTTTATAGCAATGATCTAAGCGAGGGGCTGCATTACTACGCTGATAAAGATTATCGTCACCGTTTTTATGTCGATCTCGCGCCGACCTATGCCGATGCAGGCGTTAACGGCAAGTGGAGGAGTGTCATTGTCGGCGGTAATCGTGCTGGGGGGCGTAGTATTTTCGCTCTTGATGTAACTAACCCAGCAAGCTTTCACAATACAGACAAGGCTGCTAACAAGGTGGTGATGTGGGAGTTCACCCACCCGGATATGGGTGCTAGCTATAGTCGCCCTCAGGTTGCGCAGTTAAATAACGGTCGTTGGGCGGCAATTTTTGGTAATGGTTATAACACTAATGACAACGAAGGACATGACGGCAAGGCCAAGTTGTTTATCGTCTATTTAGATGCGGACCCCAGCGATGGCTGGCAGCAAGGCAGCGGTGAAAACGCGGATTATTTAGTGTTATCGACAAAGAATGGTGAGAGTGCCAATAACAACGTGCGCAATGGTTTATCGACACCGAGGCTCTATGATCTCGATGGTGATAGTACGGCGGATAGAGTTTTTGCCGGTGACGTGATGGGAAATATGTGGGCTTGGGATCTGTCGTCCGATGACGCAGATGACTGGGGTATCGCCTATAAGAAGGACGGTAAGCCTCAGCCGCTCTATACTGGCAACGAAAAGGCACCGATCACGACGCAGCCGATTATTCTCTACAACACCGATGTTGATGACGATGGTGACACAACTACGAAAAACTTAGTGGTACTGTTTGGTACAGGTCAGTTTGTTACCGGCGGCGATAAAACGACCACGGACACGCAGCATTTCTTGGCTGTGCATGATAATGGTATCGGCGGCATTGAGCTCGACGACTTGACGCCGCGGACAGTTAGCACGCAGACGGACAAGCGAAATATCACAGCGGGGGATAAAGTTGATTGGCAGCGCACTAAGGGGTGGGCGTTGGCCCTACCCGATGAGCGTGAGCGACTAGTGGTATCCCCGTTTGTGCGCCGCCACGTCGTCTTCTTTAACACGTCGATTCCAGACAATATTCCCTGTAGCGGTGGCGGCAGTGGCTGGCAGATGGCTGTAGAAGCCCTCGATGGTTTGGACCCAACGGCGTCAGCCTTTGATAGCAATGGTGATGGCGTAGTGGATAGTGAGGACGCAATTTATGCTGGCAAACATTTCGACCACGGCCTGCCTTCAGAAACGTCGACGCAGGGCAATAATGGTTACACGCCTGGCAGCGATGGCAAGCTGCCAGAGCCCGATGCAATGCGCAGTCTGTCAGGCGCGACGACTCGATTGAGTTGGACGGAGTTGCTTCGCAAGGGCTGA
- a CDS encoding type IV pilin protein encodes MKQQGFTLIETLVVIAIIGIITAIAMPSYQEHVKEAKRSQAKAALMAFSARLERNYAETMSYETKSDGSVVTAASIFYENVPEGSSNGERDYRLKVIADKTDDDQFTIRAEAVNAMSDDGDFELNSIGEKKWADRSCWKKSC; translated from the coding sequence ATGAAACAGCAAGGTTTTACATTAATTGAAACATTGGTCGTGATTGCGATTATTGGCATCATTACAGCGATAGCAATGCCAAGTTATCAAGAGCATGTGAAAGAGGCCAAACGATCGCAGGCGAAGGCGGCTCTGATGGCGTTTTCGGCCCGTTTAGAGAGAAATTATGCGGAGACGATGAGCTATGAAACGAAAAGTGATGGCTCTGTGGTAACTGCAGCATCTATTTTTTATGAGAATGTGCCAGAGGGAAGCTCTAACGGAGAGCGGGATTATCGTTTGAAAGTTATCGCCGATAAAACGGATGATGATCAGTTCACGATACGGGCTGAAGCGGTTAATGCGATGAGTGATGACGGTGACTTCGAGTTAAATAGCATCGGTGAAAAGAAGTGGGCTGATAGATCCTGTTGGAAAAAATCCTGTTAA